From the genome of Scleropages formosus chromosome 25, fSclFor1.1, whole genome shotgun sequence:
ACGGTGATGTCATAGTTGCTGTCGCTCAAAAGACGCGACTTGAACAAGCTCTGGCCGACAAGTCATTTTCTCACTTTACACAAATGAGTAACTTTTAGTCTACAGGAAAATCATTTCAGAGTGTTTTTTTCACAAGATGTTATGCTCCcgcgaggggtgcggtggcgcagtgggttggaccgcagtcctgctgtccggtgggtctggggttcgagtcccgcttggggtgccttgcggcggactggcgtcccgtcctgggtgtgtccccttccccctctggccttacgccctgtgttgccgggtaggctccggttccccgtgaccccgtacgggacaagcggttctgaaaatgtgtgtgtgtgtgtgttatgctccCTTCATTCATATTAGAGGTAATAATTCAGATCAGGGACTGGGAAAAGACCAAGACTCACCCTCAGTAAATTCcatgtgaataaaaatatgaatctGTGACCCCGAACCATCCCGGTACCTCCAGAATATGGAAGACATTAAAGTGACCCTTCAGGACCGGGAGCTTTGGAGGAAGTTCCATGAGGCCGGGACTGAGATGATCATCACCAAGGCCGGGAGGTGAGCGCAGACTCTCTGTAACACTCTTAATGGGTATTACTGGTtgtttatggcttttttttcctccctttttacAGATGCACTCCAAATACAACTTCATACAACTGTATTtgtatgaaaatatgacaaCTCTTAACACCAAACCATTCTCTGTAGATAAGAAGATTATGTTTGTCATTTTGCCACAACTTAATTAATGCACAATGTGATTATAggactgtacagtatttttgtttaaaagttttttcaAAAGTGTTTAAAGTGAGTTCAGTAAATGAGGGATAAAGTGTAGGGAAGGtggtagtggttagtgctgctgcctttggacctgctggttgcaggtttgaattccatctccagccgtagtacccttgagcaaggtacttaccctaaattgcactaGTAAATTTCCctgcctgtataaatgggtgaactatggtaagttgctttggagaaaagtgtcggattAATATGATCATAGCTACTCTTGGATCTTAGTCACTTTTTACAAATATTAGTATCTTACCCTTTTTCTTCAAACGTGTTTATGAggtttaacagtttttttattaagCAGACACATGGATGGATCAGTACTGACAAAGGACAGACACTTCAGAAAGAAATCAAACACAAGAGGATTTTTAGTAAATCAGTAAAGGTTGATGATGGAGGTgcaaaaagattaaaaaatgttgctgttattattattattattattattattgaaaacagGGTTTTTATTTGAGGTGACAGCAATGTTGCCAGACACATGCTGTAATTGTAGTGGTCCATAGGGGGCTCTCCTGAGCTCTGCTCACGCCCTATGGGTTGCAGGACACATGGAGATCTTTAAGTACGATCATCAGCTGAGAGTGGGATAACAAAGGACCTGCTGACATTAACCTTAATCAGTGATATTGACCCCTGACTGCCCATCCCAGCCGTGAGGTGGAAAACAGTCACACCTCCACCTACCCTCTCTACATGGACCCAGTGGAAGAGCCCAGGCTTGTAAAGATGGTCTGAGATGAACTATGACCCCCGAAGGCTTTCAGTCTCCTCGTACCCAACCTCTTTGAGCTCAAAAAGCCCCCTGTCCGGCAACTGTGATGAACGGAGTACTGCCATGTGTGGAGGCGACCTGGGGAGCAGTCAGTGGGTAGATACACCAGCTCCATGTGGACACCACACACACGTTCATAGTGTGTCCGGGAGCAATCGGCCATCTGATGGGAGATGTTATTAAAAAGCACTTAGGCAGTTTATTAGGAGTTGCCGAGGCGGGATGAGGAGCAGTCTGTGTTTTTTATGGCGAAGGGTCATAGAAGGTAGATCCGCCGAGTTTTATGGCCCAGCCTGCAGCGTTAGGACCCTCTGTGTGTCTCCATGCTGACATCTTGTTGACTGCAAGCTTCCCAGCAACATGAACAGAATAAGAGGCcttcctggggaaaaaaatcgatAAAAGTCTTGGCTAAGGTCAGGTGTTCCGACCGCTTTTTTTGACCATGGTTCAGTACGGTAACGAAGGAGCTTGCAAAGAATTTGAGTTCAAAAGTGGGAATACTattgtgtgcttgtgtgcgGTTGTTGTGGTTAAGTGTCATCGAGTTGACGTTGACTCTCACTGACCGCATCTACGGAATTCTTCCGTAACGTTCTGCCCTCCACCTCCACTGTTCTTCATGTTGAAAGGTGTTTGTCCATTGTCtttgtgattgagtccatccatctggttgctcctcatcttcttttcctccagttatTCCAATCACCATCTTATTGATAGAATTCAGTCTTCTCATGACATCTCCAAAATACGATAACTTCactctcatcatttgtgcttccgtTGAGAGTTGTGGTTTGATTTGATTCAACATTCACCTCTTTGCTTACCTGGCTGTCCATGGTGTCTTTGAAGGTCCATCACCACAGTTAAAAGGAATCAATATTTCTCCTGTCCTATCTCTTTAATGCCCACATTTCACGTCCTCATATTGTTAGAAAATAGACCATTGATTGAGCAATTCTAAGATGCTTAACCTAAATTCCTACAGTTAAATCACCCTTCTGGAGTATTAAAAGGATCACATTTGTAAAACAGTGAGCAATATGGGTCCCTGTATGTAAAGAACACAGTTCTGTGGATGAATGGTGTGTAACATTATAGCTCTACTGAGCTAAGCAGATGTTGTCGCTCTCTCCTTGGACACTCCGCTAATCGGATTGCGAATAGCAAATTGGACTCTGGAGCTTCCACAGTCTAAACGGACCTAATCCGTTAAAAATCGTCTTGCGGTGGTTGAGTAGAACACCTTCTAGCGCAGAGGGCAGACCCAAGAGCCACCTAAATCCCACCTAAATACCACCTAAATCCCAGCAACAGCTGGTAAGAGGAtcttctccactcttgctgtcAGCTCTCTGTCACAATGAGACACCTTTGTGCAACCTGGATTATCAGCTTTTTCTCAAGAGCACCAACTAATGGCTCAAAACCCTCACTCAAATGTTCATGTCAGGGTTAATTCTATCATCTGATCTCCTGGCCACTTTGAGGAACATTTCAAGTGATCTGAGACACATCTAGGAAGCTGTAATCTCTGGATATGgtgatgaatattcatgagaaAGAAAGATGTCCTTCAGATTAAGTTTCACTGAGTCAATGAGTCACTCATGGTGACCACATATCTAGAGCTCTTTGTGTAATAAGGGTTGAAAGAGATGAGTCCAGTCTCATTCTGAGTCTATCCATCTGTACTTTTCTTTCTCCCACATTCCGAGTTCCAGCTACGATCTTGTCTTCACAGTGCTGGATTTTCTTTTCCCACATGGTAGCATCAGCAACCAGATCGCCAAGAGGCTTTAATTCCGCATCATAAACATGAGCAGTAAGATCCTTTACTCTTCCTCAGTGGTGTGTTGAGTACCTCCTGAGAATCTGAGGTCTGACATAACCTTCTGTGCAGTATTGGATAATGTTTTTGCCATAGTCATTGAAATAGATCTTCCACCGCTGACACCATTGCTGCTGCCCCGAATAGGTGGAGAAGAATATGACTCTTTCTCCAGGGGTTGGTAGCTTTAGTCTGGCATCTCAACATTAACTTTTCCACCACAGATAGCTCTGACAAGAGTTGACCTCCTGATCACATAGCCGTATACACCTGGACTTGCCAGCAAGAAGACCTGGAAATATAAATGATTGACGGCTTTGGTGTCATTTTATCACAGTGTGAGCTGTGACTGTTGGTTGCTGTCTGTGCTGTCTTGTGTCCCCGGACATGCTACTCTACCCAGCTTGAGTTCTGTTTCACTACCTACTCAGGAGAATGTTCCCCAGCTTCAAGGTGAAGGTATCAGGGATGGACCCCAAAGCCAAGTACATCCTCCTTGTTGATATCATTCCAGCTGATGGCCACCGATACAAGTTTTCCGAGTGCAAATGGTGAGTTAGTCTTCAGCCCCAATCCATCTCAGGATGGCTCCGCTAAGTGTCCTTAAGTTCCACCACATATAGTTATTGGAATGGACTTActgttattaaattattaccTTTGAATCTGAGAAATGGATGCTCAAGTTGAGTGaaaacctacacacacactgcaacctTCCAGAATCGGGAATGAAGTGGCAAAATCATGGCTTTTAGAAGCAGGGTCATGATTGATCTGCAAAGGTTTGGGGGAGGAAAATCTTGGAAAGTTTCAGACCCTCATGCCCCTATATCATTGGTAAAAGGCATGAAAGAAGGTGGCAGTTCGATTTACCTCAAATTCCACAAGTGAAGAGCTCATGGACATGCATGCTGTGAAAATGAGCGGATTGGATGCAGGTGAAGCTGGAAGCCAAATGCACATGGCTACCTTGAGGCACCCTGGGGAGCACGAGAGAGGCATTTGTTGAAATGCCTGAAGAGACCTCTTTGTTCGGGACAGATTAAAGttaaacaaggcaaaaaaaaaaaaccccaaacaccACACTGAGTAAATCTGTGCATATGGCTGCAGGGCTTCAgcattaatactgtaaataatgttttattgccACATTTTGAGATCTGTGGAATGGCCTGGAATGTTAATGTCTAACAAGACTGCCTCTGGACTTTTTCAGTGACACACCAGAGGCTCATTTCAAGAGTGAGATCACGTTTCCACCCTTATGACCTTCCATCTTTATAATGGGGGTTGTTCTAGTAGGGCCTCGGGATTCAAGTAGGGTTCTAGTAGGACCCCCATCTCATTGCCGCCTCCATGCCCTTTGTCAGCCTGGTTCATTGTTGAATGTGACCTCCCCCAAGTACAGTTCGGTGGATCTGCTGTTGTCGTGTTGATGTGGTGTAGCCATACCGTTCTGTCTTCTCAGGGTGGTGGCGGGCCAGGCAGAGCCGGCTACGCCCAGTCGACTATACGTCCACCCTGACTCGCCTGCCGTTGGTGCTCACTGGATGCGTCAAACTGTCTCCTTCCAGAAGCTGAAGCTTACCAACAACCACCTGGACCCCTTTGGGCACGTGAGTCAAAGCTGTCCCAGCAATGTGCTGGAATGTACAGGAATGTGAATGAGTGCACTGAATATAATACACTTTAGAACAGTATATGCTacactgcatttattaattcattagaTGCTTATcatcaaagtgacatacagatcagagtaaacagaagccCATCAACAACTGATGAAGAGCTTTGAAGACACAGGATTATCAAAGCACAATTTGTTTGTGTGAttccaccatgttgctggttcacctccttcaagtagctgcctatagaagtgacgtTCAAATGGCAAATATATAGATAGTCATAGCAGAttgtgttggactcatttatgtagctgtcaggagatcaggagagaaatggggcTGAAATAGATGGGTCTGgtcccttcttgaatgttgggagggattcagcatctctgagggacagagggaattTGTTTCAGCATGTTGGGTCCTAAACTGAGAACCAACAGGCAACAGACTTTTGGAGCCCTTATGAGTGAGACCACCATGCAGCTAGAGaaggaggagcacagcgctgTTGGTGGGGTGTAGGGACTCCTGCCGGGAAGGACGGAATTTGTTCTGTTCCTTGGGGTCACCAGTTTGACAGGgcagtgtctgtgtttgtgagagatCTCTTAAGGTATAATTAATCTCACAAAAACTTTCCACCAACATCTGATATGGTCCAACCTTAGCCCAACATCTAACCTCGGGCCAGCCGTCTTTGGTTGTTCAGATCATCCTCAACTCCATGCACAAGTTCCAGCCACGACTGCATATCCTCAAGGCCGACGCCAACGACTCCTTTGGTTCCCAAAGCGGCGCGTTCTGCACCCACGTGTTCCGTGAGACCGCCTTCATCTCAGTCACGTCCTACCAGAACCACAGGGTGAGCTTTCTGTCACAGCTCCCAATGCCTGGCTGACAACCGCGCATCTTTACCACGTATAACCGCCGTGCCACCCTCGGCAGATCACTCGACTGAAGATCGAGAACAACCCGTTTGCCAAGGGTTTTCGCGGAGGGGATGAGAGCAACCTGCGTGGGCCCCGCCCTTTCGGGTATGTACCCCACAGCAAAGGAAATATATCCACATTTAGAGGCGTTATCTTCTCCTCGTGCTGGATGGGGCAAGAACGTTTCGATTTGAAGCATCTTCCCTCCTTGTCTCCAGCAAGGATTTCCAAGGGGTGACCAGGGATATGCGCTCCATTCACAGACCCCACCTAGGAAGGCTGAGGTCGGAGCCTTATCGGCATGGCAACAGCGGCCTCCCTGCAAACTCTTGGAACCCCGAGGAAAGCATGTCCCGCTCCAGTGGGAGTCCAGGCCTGTTGGGTCATCGCTCCAGACACAGAGGTAGCGCTTATACCCCTGGAAAACACCCACCCATCCTTTACTCCCCCCACTCCCTTAATGAACTCAGTCAGGGTGGATGGCTGTTCACGCAATGCAGTATCAACTGcatacttttaatttaatttacagtgtCATAAACCTTTCGTTTTAAATGGGGGGGTGTAAAATTAATCATGCCAGGAAGGCACAAAAGCAGCTGCAAATAGCTGTGGTGCGTTCATGGTCATAATGAATAGCTGCTCTGAGCGTGCCCTGAGAACAATGTAAACAGCCATTAGAAGGCGCTGCATGCCAGGGGTATGTCGTAGGTTTTGATCTGGGCAATATTTCCCTCATCCCACTTGCCTGCTCTccagatgccttttttttttgtttttactgatcTCCTGGCAGACAGCAGCGGAGCCTGGGAGTCGGGACGCAAGCAATCGCACTCGGCgacactgccccctgctggtggggTGAGGGACTGCCTCTGTGTCACACCCTCCTATGAGTCATCTGGGGCAATGGGCTTTGCTGAGACCTGTGCGTACGTGGGTGCCGAAGGGGTTAGGGGCAGTACCTGGCCATTGATGGACACCTACCCCAAGGACAGAGTCCAGCCGGAGATCCGCGTTCCACGCCCACCTCGTGACAACAATTTCCCCAGAGCAGTCAGTCCTGTTGTTACACCCCCAGGACCCCCCTCCATGTGCCCCCAGGGTCAGGATCCATCGCAGGGTGGCCTGTCACCGGTTCCTCCTTTGCCCCCCAACTCCGGTGCACAGGACGCAAGTGCCAATGCCTCACACTACCACAGGGAGGCGCTGTCTGCTCCACATCCACACAGAGACTTTCCATCATTCacctcccagcatgccttgtACCAATACCCCGTAGGGCTTTGCACCATCAGGGCACACTGGACTGACAGCTAGGCCCCTTTCCGCACATTTCCAGCACTGCCCTCCTTCAAATCGCTCCCACAAAGAATACCAAAGGACACAGTGAGCAAACACGACTTTTTCCGCTACTTTAGCCGCTGACACTCATTATTCTCACTTAAAAATATATCTACACAGGAGCTAACAAATGATAGTTATGGCAGCCCAAGGCAAAGGTCTCCAACCTGAAACCTGACGTATCGCTAAGTACAggggggggacagctggtaacgttgTGATTGCAGCTGctagaggtcacaggttcaaatcctgtccccagctgtagtagccttgagcaaggtacttactgtaaaattgcttcagtaaaattccccagctgtatgaatgggtaaacagttATAAGCaactcaacattgtaagttgctttggagaaaagtgttagagaAATGTAACGTAATGGTGCTCTTGGAGTTTGGAGCTGTGATTTCTGCTTATGCTTCTGCACCCAGAACCTCTGATTTCTATCTGGGCTCCATTCCAGTTACCAGCAAGTTGCTGCTGTCTGCATGTTGGGTTTCTGGTGTGTCAACAGTCACCTGTTTTACTCCCACGAGGCAAACACTCGAAATAGGAGCTCATATGCCAgagttcatccatccatccatccatccaataagaGTGGATCGATAAGGAGTGctggaggtccagagtctatcccggaaacaTAGCGTGTAAGGCAAAGTACACCCTGGTCAGGACtccattcattcactcacacacactcatcagtTCATGTGAATAATGTGTCTTtgaactgagggaggaaacacagggaacccacatctgaacccttAGTCCAGGAGCACGGTGTTATTTGCTGTGTCGCTACGTCACCCTTGAAATGAAGTTCAGGCGGAAATATCCTCACAACATTAGACGGTTATTTTTTTACGATGTTCGTGATTTTTAACACTGCGCAGAACACAAACGCAGAGCGTCATTTAAGACCAGGGTTTCAACCAAATGTTTGTGTAGAAGTCATCATTTAGGGACCGGAGCATTGTGTGTAATCCAGATGTTCTCATGCTCTTGTTTCTGctccttttatttaatttcgtTTGTACAGATCCAGACTAaatggggtgtgggggggggggggggggacggtcTTTCCAATGTACCACATacagtgtgtgatttttttattcattgtgacaGGACAGTATAGTAATCTTTTTatgcttaaataaaatgttttatttcaacaaaacactgcatcaTACGGCAAAATAGCACTTGATACtatttgaataataaaattaatagatGCTGTACTGTAGTGGTACTGAACATTATATATCGAGAGTTGTGTGTCTGAAGTCACTTCAGATAttcaagtgatttttttttgtgcagtttgagACTCATTTTACCAATTATCCAACCATTTGAGTAAAATTAGCACTGAACCCCATACCATTTTGGAAGATGATACACTGTTtatggcacttttttccaaatctgaatttgtaataaaacatttttttattttattgtttttcccaGGTAAATTACttcaaatactgaaataaagtaCCTgtttaactatttttttttcaaattttctcctttttgaaAGTATGTATTTTATGATGCATTTCACTGTCCATTCAttgtaacacatttatttatttggcagatgcttttctccaaagccacttccaataaactttatgtaatgttattaccccacacaccttattcaccgtggtgacttacactgcaagatacactacttacactgggtcactcacccatacatgagtagaacacacacagtctctctgtcactcacacactatgggggaacctgaagagcaagtctttggactgtgggaggaaaccagagcacctgcaggaagcccacacagacacagggagaacatgcaaactccacacagactgagcagggattgaacccacaaccttcaacTACCTTGGGCTGCTTTAGGGACTTTAAGTCTCCCGGGTATTATTGCATCCTAGCTGCACTGTAACCCAAAATGTTTCATCAAAAACGTTTTCCACTGAAACATGGAAACGTTTAAAACTTTAGAGCATGTGTACGGGTGAGGATTAAAGTCTTTTGATAAAGCGAACGTCCTGGAACCTTTAATGTCCGCACTGAGTTATTTGGTCACCGTGTCACGGGCTGGTCAGTTTATCCCGATTGGTTGAAGAGTCACGCGAGGCCTGATGGGACTTCCTTTTACTTTAAATCACCTCCATTTAAATGTCTGTCGAACCCTGGCTTTGATGCACTCTTGGGATCTCGCTTGAAAGGAACGAAAGTCCGTTTTCCATATGTAGGAGATTTAGACTCCCTCTGCTTTTCCAACGAAGATTAAACACAGAAGTAAGAAGTCTGGAGTCGACGTTTCAGATTTACGTCGTTGGGGTTCCGCGTTAAGAGCTGTCCATCTGCCGGTCGCCGTGGCACTCTCGCACAGGGGGCAGGGGGGACTGGGGGGGTCATCTCAGACTCATTCCCACACCAGCTCAAACCGCAATATACTCATCTGGTGTTTCTCCTCGCTTGCCCACAACCGTTACTCCAACTGGCCCCGACCTTTAGCTTATCCCATTAACTTTCTTCTCAATGTTTGGGCAAAACGCCAAACGACGATCGCTCCGTCTGCGTTACGATAGCTTACCGCATATTGTTAGATTTTAGGCATCTGGTTACATACgataaatgacaaattaaggTGTTCGGGCAGCAATAATGTAgtacttgcatttttttgtttgtgattcaaATGTTTCGATGTAAGACCTTACAGTTTCAATAATTACCTCTGCCGTATTTTACGCTcttatttcactgacacttttctccaaagcagcttacagtgctgGCTGATTTACCCcctttacagtatattatacaGCGGTGCAATTTCAGAGGAGCCGTCTAGAATAAAAACCTTGCTCAGCAGTGCTGttgcaggatttgaacctgtagcctTTAGGCTCCcgcacagcagctctaacccctatgctaccacTGTCACCTTTTTTAATTAGTGTACtcaatttatattatttttacataaataatttgtgaaattagtgaaaaaaatagCCCTATTGTACAATATagtattcatgcatgttaattgtttttgtattttgcataaTTGCTCTTTTTTGGGACGGCTGGTCATGTAGTTAgtagagctactgcccttggatccgaaggttgcaggttcgatccccacctccagctgtagtccccctgagcaaggtacttaccctaaattgttccagttaaattacccaactgtataaacgggtaaataactgtaagcttctaactgtaaccttaacattgtgagttgctttggagaaaaccgtcagataaatgtatgcatttatggTTCATACAAGTGAGCATAATGTGATTTACAGCTACTGACAATCGACTCGTCGTGGCGCAGGAAGACCACTGTAAGTAGAGGACCACCTGCACAACAAATACAAGCCCACAGATAAATGTGATTTGGTCAGAATGATCAAAAATATTTCTCGTGTTGGAGGAGATCACCTGGACCAACAGTCCACGTCAGAGACCGCGACCGTGACCGGGCCGCCGTTTCAAAGCAGCTAAATGGAGCTCGAGCGCTGTTATCCACTTCCCGCTGTTTAAACAACGGCCGCAGCGGCCGTCTCTGGACTTCAACAAGCTGTCAGCGCTCAGAGAGGCAACGCATCAGCTTTCAATCTGTGTATACACGGTTTCCCTCACTGTGTACATGATGTTGCGCAACACATCGCTGGGTCCGGGGTGACGTCACTCAAAAAAAGTGCCCAAACAGATCCTGGGTTTCAGCGAGCTGCCATTCACCGTCCTTCCACCCGTCCCTAGACGCGCTCCCGGGTCCGACGCACTGGGCACAAGCGGAGGATCTGACATCGATTTAGGTGTtagttgtcatggaaacagttGCTCAGTAACAACCCATTACAACAACTCCACTGCCATTCCATCGGTGATACTTGTAGCACgtgctgtttattttgtttccatAACACGTATTTGTTGAACAAGTCGAAAGTTCAAAGACATTGCTATAAAAGAGGAATTAACAGAGGTAAATAATGATATTTACCAGTTTTCTGACCAGCAGGGGGAGTAGTGgctagagttgctgccttgcagtcgaaggtcccgggttcaaatcccaccacctgctgtagtgtccctgatcaagggacttaccttaaattgaaaggtaaaaattagtaaaaattgctgtactgtataaatgggtaaatcagttaCACAAGTTTTTTTATAAGTGGGTGAACCCATTCCTTTGCAAAAGAGAAAAGCGTTGACTGAACAAGAAAACGTTTTAGGTccgttttttgtcttttcactgAACTTTTCATAGCCAACCATACAAATTATACGGGAACGATTTTTCTTTGTAGTGTAAAGTAACTTCACATTCTCTAAAATTATGATTATCACTCATCAGCCTCTGTAGTCGACCTCAGCCGATAACTGCTTATTAATTTCAAGCGCTAGCTGTTTTTGACCAGAAATGTTTATACTGTTCTGATTTATTGCAGAAACCAACATAACTGTGACGTTTTGATTCTGTGCGTAATCCGATAAATTGAGATTACAGTGCGGACAACGTGTAGTTGTTTGGTAACATGGTAAGCTGTCACTGAAAGAGTGCTCCTCACCATGACGGTCAGGGTCACGAAAGGTGAAGTGCGGAGGTTCCtggttctggcttcgttgtggtggaacgacctccccctctcactcagaactgctgaatctctgtccacatttaaaaaagggtcttaagactcatctcttccgaactgacttcgcccatcatctcttaagttcacgtaaggtatgaatgttcatgatgatgctcggatcaatcctttacagagccactcctgcaatgtaacgtaaatgtgtctatgtatctcaaaagaaaaatctactaggaaggtgattaggaaacggcgatattctggtaaagtttcatgcaacttcttgtgtgatgaacatcggttcatacgGTGAAGGAAacgaactgtacttaagagtcacacatctgcaactatgtctctttcaatgagatgtacgtcgctttggagaaaagcgtctgctaaatgagtacatgttaATGTCAAAATAAAGTGCTGACTGCATTTGTTCGAAAACCACTTGTAAAACGTCCGCCTTCAAGCGCGTAGCTATCTGT
Proteins encoded in this window:
- the LOC108921481 gene encoding T-box transcription factor TBX4-like, which produces MFPSFKVKVSGMDPKAKYILLVDIIPADGHRYKFSECKWVVAGQAEPATPSRLYVHPDSPAVGAHWMRQTVSFQKLKLTNNHLDPFGHIILNSMHKFQPRLHILKADANDSFGSQSGAFCTHVFRETAFISVTSYQNHRITRLKIENNPFAKGFRGGDESNLRGPRPFGKDFQGVTRDMRSIHRPHLGRLRSEPYRHGNSGLPANSWNPEESMSRSSGSPGLLGHRSRHRDSSGAWESGRKQSHSATLPPAGGVRDCLCVTPSYESSGAMGFAETCAYVGAEGVRGSTWPLMDTYPKDRVQPEIRVPRPPRDNNFPRAVSPVVTPPGPPSMCPQGQDPSQGGLSPVPPLPPNSGAQDASANASHYHREALSAPHPHRDFPSFTSQHALYQYPVGLCTIRAHWTDS